A single genomic interval of Streptomyces sp. NBC_00663 harbors:
- a CDS encoding alpha/beta hydrolase — MERENHVVGDTFVYRYAHPDPDHVLLVQHGIGGHGGVYDPFAAHYAGLGAEVWCMDAPGHGMSRIAKVRPAGRFTLEEWVGAAVEVAEHIDETTGLPVFIKGSSLGAAAAYGAYAASDVFTGAVLMGYAIPSSPMIPADNPFRTNAFEQLITQFGDALLLDIDRFYDLDLDYGYKGARQQKREDPLNTWTYELSSVGSLMRYEPTVPLAENTKPILFTVGEKDPVFTPDIARSVVAATGGPVQLHVHPGGVHQLMIFHTADYSAVVSEWCRKRLTRPAAEAA; from the coding sequence ATGGAACGTGAGAATCACGTAGTCGGGGACACTTTCGTCTACCGCTACGCCCACCCCGATCCCGATCACGTGCTGCTGGTCCAGCACGGCATTGGCGGCCACGGCGGGGTCTACGACCCCTTCGCCGCCCACTACGCCGGGCTGGGTGCCGAGGTGTGGTGCATGGACGCGCCCGGCCACGGGATGTCCCGGATCGCCAAGGTACGACCGGCAGGACGTTTCACGCTGGAGGAGTGGGTGGGGGCGGCCGTCGAGGTCGCCGAGCACATCGACGAGACCACCGGCCTGCCGGTGTTCATCAAGGGTTCCTCACTGGGGGCGGCCGCCGCCTACGGCGCCTACGCGGCCTCGGACGTCTTCACCGGCGCCGTCCTGATGGGATACGCGATCCCGTCCTCACCGATGATCCCCGCGGACAATCCCTTCCGCACCAACGCCTTCGAACAGCTGATCACCCAGTTCGGCGATGCACTGCTCCTGGACATCGACCGCTTCTACGACCTCGATCTCGACTACGGCTACAAGGGCGCCCGGCAGCAGAAGCGGGAGGACCCGCTCAACACCTGGACGTACGAACTGTCCTCGGTGGGCTCCCTCATGCGCTACGAGCCGACCGTGCCGCTGGCCGAGAACACCAAGCCGATCCTCTTCACGGTCGGCGAGAAGGACCCGGTCTTCACCCCGGACATCGCCCGCAGCGTGGTCGCCGCGACCGGCGGACCTGTCCAATTGCACGTGCACCCCGGAGGCGTCCACCAGCTGATGATCTTCCACACCGCCGACTACTCCGCCGTGGTCAGCGAGTGGTGCAGGAAGCGTCTGACCCGTCCGGCAGCCGAGGCCGCCTGA
- a CDS encoding VOC family protein has protein sequence MSVHPRALNHIAFATRDIKTQIEFFTDVLGCRLKALFWMHDVEGAWHGFLELNPTCYIAFVQHPDNPDKIEVGLTHAGTPTGTVAVGAMQHIALDVADDEELLTLRDRIRSRGIMVIGPIDHGFCRSIYFAGPEGLVLELTAGEAIPESAWLDPEVVEKAGINAEDLARYREPADYIRPTEAVPQPTLDRTRPHMAFPDEIYEFLATATDEQIREMLSETEPPVKTED, from the coding sequence ATGTCAGTCCACCCCCGTGCGCTGAACCACATCGCCTTCGCCACCCGGGACATCAAGACCCAGATCGAGTTCTTCACCGACGTCCTGGGCTGCAGGCTCAAGGCTCTGTTCTGGATGCACGATGTCGAGGGCGCCTGGCACGGCTTCCTCGAACTCAACCCCACGTGCTACATCGCCTTCGTCCAGCACCCCGACAATCCCGACAAGATCGAGGTCGGACTCACCCACGCCGGCACCCCGACCGGAACGGTGGCCGTCGGCGCCATGCAGCACATCGCCCTCGACGTCGCCGACGACGAGGAGCTGCTGACTCTGCGCGACCGGATCCGCAGCCGCGGCATCATGGTCATCGGTCCCATCGACCACGGCTTCTGCCGTTCGATCTACTTCGCCGGGCCCGAAGGACTGGTCCTCGAACTCACCGCCGGCGAGGCGATCCCGGAGTCGGCCTGGCTCGACCCCGAGGTCGTCGAGAAGGCGGGCATCAACGCCGAGGACCTCGCCCGCTACCGCGAGCCCGCCGACTACATCCGCCCCACCGAGGCCGTGCCCCAGCCGACTCTGGACCGCACCAGGCCGCACATGGCCTTCCCCGACGAGATCTACGAGTTCCTGGCCACCGCCACCGACGAGCAGATCCGGGAGATGCTCAGCGAGACCGAGCCGCCGGTGAAGACCGAGGACTGA
- a CDS encoding PDR/VanB family oxidoreductase, with amino-acid sequence MSTLSTEVELDLVLERKETKAEGVVLLTLRDPEGRPLPEWQPGAHIDLILRADLVRQYSLCGDPDDRSRFQVAVLREPASRGGSSHVHDVLKEGESMRIRGPRNHFPLVKAKNYLFIAGGIGITPILPMVAAVNATRADWRLVYGGRTRASMAFGETLQRAYGDRVSLRPQDEYGLLDLPSLLGKPQRKTAVYACGPEPLLAAVEAGCEKWPTGSVHLERFAPKKDVASGPLTTFEVELAQSGKTLTVPQDMSILEAVEGAGVSVMTSCEEGICGTCETKVLSGEIDHRDSVLDDTERAAGDTMMICVSRARGNRLVLDL; translated from the coding sequence ATGAGCACTCTCAGCACCGAAGTCGAACTCGACCTCGTGTTGGAACGTAAGGAAACGAAGGCCGAAGGCGTCGTGCTGCTGACGCTGCGCGACCCGGAAGGCCGTCCGCTGCCGGAATGGCAGCCGGGCGCCCACATCGACCTGATACTGCGAGCCGATCTGGTCCGGCAGTATTCACTGTGCGGGGACCCGGACGATCGGTCACGGTTTCAGGTCGCGGTGCTGCGTGAACCGGCAAGCCGCGGCGGGTCGAGCCATGTGCACGACGTCCTCAAGGAAGGCGAGTCGATGCGCATCCGCGGGCCACGCAACCACTTTCCGCTCGTGAAGGCCAAGAACTACCTGTTCATCGCGGGCGGAATCGGCATCACCCCGATCCTGCCCATGGTGGCGGCCGTCAACGCGACCCGCGCCGACTGGCGCCTCGTTTACGGCGGCCGCACCCGAGCTTCGATGGCGTTCGGTGAGACCCTGCAGCGGGCCTACGGAGACCGGGTGAGCCTGCGACCGCAGGACGAGTACGGGCTGCTGGACCTGCCCTCGCTGCTCGGCAAGCCGCAACGTAAGACAGCCGTCTACGCCTGCGGCCCGGAACCGCTGCTCGCGGCGGTCGAGGCCGGCTGCGAGAAGTGGCCGACCGGGTCTGTGCACCTGGAGCGGTTCGCCCCGAAGAAGGACGTCGCCTCCGGGCCGCTCACGACCTTCGAGGTCGAACTCGCCCAGTCCGGCAAGACACTGACGGTCCCTCAGGACATGTCCATTCTCGAGGCCGTAGAGGGTGCCGGTGTGTCGGTGATGACCTCGTGCGAGGAGGGCATCTGCGGAACCTGCGAGACGAAGGTGTTGTCCGGGGAGATCGACCACCGCGACTCAGTCCTGGACGACACGGAACGCGCCGCAGGCGACACCATGATGATCTGCGTCTCCCGAGCCAGGGGCAACCGCCTGGTCCTCGACCTCTGA
- a CDS encoding DUF1330 domain-containing protein — protein MSTESRKKFYALNMFDVVDLEKYLAYFSRLPEAAPRYGGRMVAFGRFRDDVAGDLAPRQVLFLVEWESEEAFNSFRDDPDLADLHPLRESGAASYIWQTFDGLDMSDPANVSLDDVLAVLKP, from the coding sequence ATGAGTACGGAATCACGGAAGAAGTTTTACGCCCTGAATATGTTTGATGTGGTCGACTTGGAGAAGTACCTCGCGTACTTCAGTCGTTTGCCTGAAGCGGCTCCGCGATATGGTGGTCGAATGGTGGCTTTTGGTCGTTTCCGGGACGACGTTGCCGGTGACCTCGCGCCGCGGCAGGTTCTGTTTCTCGTTGAATGGGAGTCCGAAGAGGCGTTCAACAGCTTCCGGGACGATCCGGACCTGGCCGACCTGCATCCGCTGCGGGAGAGCGGAGCGGCGTCCTATATCTGGCAGACTTTCGATGGGCTCGATATGAGTGACCCCGCCAACGTTTCACTCGACGATGTACTGGCGGTGCTCAAGCCTTAA
- a CDS encoding TetR/AcrR family transcriptional regulator, whose amino-acid sequence MTTPTSRTAPARRTGRPPADLAPATLDEILTAALRMFADKGYDGASVAALNRQLGVSHNLIHQRFGSKEKLWYAAVDHAFGIVATEMRQEFDDAGGGPMEQLRRIIVRFIHVNARRPEILRLTTVEGVASSPRLDYLYEQHIEPILTEATAPLRQLADEGVIAPVPMRTLYFLVAHGGTALFSLIGLSRLMGPQDPLDPEAVTHHADFVADLVLAGLRNRS is encoded by the coding sequence ATGACGACTCCGACTTCTCGGACCGCCCCGGCCCGGCGGACCGGCCGGCCCCCCGCCGACCTGGCCCCGGCAACCCTCGATGAGATCCTGACCGCGGCCCTGCGCATGTTCGCCGACAAGGGATACGACGGAGCCTCTGTGGCCGCCCTCAACCGGCAGCTCGGCGTCAGCCACAACCTCATCCACCAGCGCTTCGGCTCCAAGGAGAAGCTCTGGTACGCCGCCGTCGACCACGCCTTCGGAATCGTCGCCACCGAGATGCGCCAGGAATTCGACGACGCCGGCGGCGGGCCGATGGAGCAGCTCCGGCGCATCATCGTCCGCTTCATCCACGTCAACGCACGCCGGCCGGAGATCCTGCGGCTGACCACTGTCGAAGGCGTCGCCAGCTCGCCGCGCCTGGACTACCTCTATGAGCAGCACATCGAACCGATCCTCACCGAGGCGACCGCGCCCCTGCGTCAGCTGGCCGACGAGGGCGTCATCGCCCCGGTGCCGATGCGCACCCTGTACTTCCTCGTCGCCCATGGGGGCACCGCGCTTTTCAGTCTGATCGGCCTGTCCCGCCTCATGGGGCCGCAAGACCCTCTCGATCCCGAGGCCGTCACACACCATGCGGACTTCGTCGCGGATCTGGTCCTCGCCGGACTCCGGAATCGGAGCTGA